In Listeria swaminathanii, a single window of DNA contains:
- the rimM gene encoding ribosome maturation factor RimM (Essential for efficient processing of 16S rRNA), whose amino-acid sequence MEKMYNVGKIVNTHGLIGEIRVIATTDFPEERFQVGNTVYLFEKNSKKPEKLIIRSHRKHKNFDLLMFEGFTGIHQVERMKEGVLKIKEAQQTDLEDNEFYFHEIIGCTVVTTDGEELGEITEILTPGANDVWVVKGADKKEKLIPYIADVVKEINTNDKKITIEVMEGLLD is encoded by the coding sequence ATGGAGAAAATGTATAATGTAGGAAAAATTGTTAATACCCATGGCTTAATCGGTGAAATTCGTGTTATCGCGACGACCGATTTCCCAGAAGAGCGGTTCCAAGTAGGAAATACCGTGTACTTATTCGAAAAAAATAGCAAGAAGCCAGAAAAACTAATCATTCGCTCACACCGTAAACATAAAAACTTTGATTTACTTATGTTTGAAGGATTCACAGGAATTCATCAAGTGGAACGTATGAAAGAAGGCGTACTTAAAATCAAAGAAGCGCAACAAACTGATTTAGAAGATAACGAATTTTACTTTCATGAAATCATTGGCTGCACCGTTGTAACAACAGACGGCGAAGAACTTGGTGAAATCACCGAAATTCTAACACCAGGCGCAAATGACGTTTGGGTCGTAAAAGGCGCAGACAAAAAAGAAAAACTGATTCCTTATATTGCCGATGTAGTGAAAGAAATTAATACTAACGACAAAAAAATTACCATCGAAGTAATGGAAGGACTGCTAGATTAA
- a CDS encoding YlqD family protein — translation MEIIQKVVVKQILTEASKQELIEYYTEQKRQIEKECDQLHFEQKKMERKSKFQPERVADYFTHELEIRREKKKLIQFQMEQLEVLELGSEIREREMETIIDVQVGDKWDKSIFDKTIVVKDGIIVEIR, via the coding sequence GTGGAAATCATCCAAAAAGTTGTCGTCAAACAAATTCTAACCGAAGCCAGTAAACAAGAATTAATCGAGTATTATACCGAACAAAAACGACAAATTGAAAAAGAGTGCGATCAGTTACATTTCGAACAAAAGAAAATGGAACGAAAAAGCAAATTTCAACCAGAGCGAGTGGCAGATTACTTTACCCATGAACTCGAAATTCGCCGAGAAAAGAAAAAACTAATCCAGTTTCAAATGGAACAATTAGAAGTCCTCGAACTTGGCAGTGAAATTCGCGAACGAGAAATGGAAACAATTATTGATGTACAAGTAGGAGACAAGTGGGATAAATCCATTTTTGATAAAACAATTGTTGTCAAAGATGGAATCATAGTAGAAATACGCTAG
- a CDS encoding gamma-glutamyl-gamma-aminobutyrate hydrolase family protein, protein MKPVIGITGNRLVKGVDVFYGHRVTYTQQRYVDAIQKVGGFPIALPIDDPSVAVQAISLVDGLLLTGGQDITPQFYLEEPSQEIGAYFPPRDSYEIALVRAALDAGKPIFAICRGMQLVNVALGGSLYQDISQVETKALQHLQRVDEQLGSHTIDIEPSSELAKHHPNKKLVNSLHHQFIKKLAPSFKVTARTADGMIEAVEGDNLPSWYLGVQWHPELMFQTDPESEQLFQALVDESKKTMVK, encoded by the coding sequence ATGAAGCCAGTTATTGGAATTACAGGAAACAGATTAGTAAAAGGAGTGGACGTATTTTACGGACACCGTGTAACCTATACGCAACAGCGATATGTAGATGCGATTCAAAAAGTTGGCGGATTTCCTATCGCTTTACCAATAGATGACCCATCTGTTGCCGTTCAAGCAATTTCTCTCGTAGATGGCTTGCTTTTAACCGGCGGACAAGATATTACACCACAATTTTATTTAGAAGAACCATCCCAAGAAATCGGCGCTTATTTCCCGCCACGTGATAGCTATGAAATCGCCTTAGTTCGAGCAGCCTTAGATGCTGGAAAACCGATTTTCGCAATTTGTCGTGGTATGCAGCTTGTGAATGTTGCACTAGGCGGCTCACTATACCAAGATATTAGCCAAGTCGAAACGAAAGCATTACAACATTTACAGCGTGTCGATGAACAACTGGGCTCCCATACAATCGACATCGAACCATCGAGCGAACTCGCAAAACACCATCCAAATAAAAAATTAGTCAACTCGCTGCATCACCAATTTATCAAAAAATTAGCACCGAGTTTCAAAGTAACAGCACGTACTGCCGATGGAATGATTGAAGCAGTAGAAGGGGACAATTTGCCAAGTTGGTATCTTGGGGTTCAGTGGCATCCCGAATTAATGTTCCAAACAGATCCAGAAAGTGAACAATTATTCCAGGCATTAGTAGATGAATCCAAAAAAACTATGGTAAAATAG
- a CDS encoding KH domain-containing protein, giving the protein MEELILSIVKPLVDHPEDVVITPEETDTSLTYKLSVSKEDMGRVIGKQGRIAKAIRTLVYAVGSKNDKKIRLEIIE; this is encoded by the coding sequence ATGGAAGAACTCATTCTCTCAATCGTGAAACCCCTTGTTGACCACCCGGAAGACGTTGTTATCACGCCGGAAGAAACGGATACATCGTTAACCTACAAATTGTCTGTCAGTAAAGAAGACATGGGACGCGTGATTGGTAAGCAAGGTCGTATTGCGAAAGCGATTCGTACTCTTGTCTACGCAGTTGGCTCCAAAAACGATAAGAAGATTCGTCTTGAAATTATCGAATAA
- the rpsP gene encoding 30S ribosomal protein S16 encodes MAVKIRLKRIGSKKKPFYRIVVADSRFPRDGRSIETIGTYNPLLDPVEVKIDEEATLKWMHNGAKPSDTVRNLLSREGIMEKFHNQKLGK; translated from the coding sequence ATGGCAGTTAAAATTCGTTTAAAACGTATTGGTTCTAAAAAGAAACCTTTCTACCGTATTGTAGTCGCTGATTCTCGTTTCCCACGTGATGGCCGTTCAATCGAAACTATTGGTACTTATAATCCATTACTTGATCCGGTTGAAGTGAAAATCGACGAAGAAGCAACTTTGAAATGGATGCATAATGGTGCGAAACCATCTGATACAGTTCGCAATCTTCTTAGCCGCGAAGGTATCATGGAAAAATTCCATAACCAAAAATTAGGTAAATAA
- a CDS encoding glycoside hydrolase family 88 protein — protein sequence MPWRGILDELENKIIDQLTEAEEHATYNGKWHGFLTIGYKNKRATVINFSYLCLANLINEMKKSALKNQTEEAISFKIDVAVNYQLENLGEWNKTALKTKKNYYRRGIALNENFKMALMEQEINANAILLPADEGLAINVENMNRYLIQTGKNQAQLNLTVDSTIVTFNTVGWFFDGKKIHELETSELEHGRRNTEQLTPDAVFELVRNAGNYLASQVNQTGEFNYGWFACFDKKIKHYNSLRHASTTYSMLEAYEITGDKTILEAATNALTYLEQNFIYEKEDLAFLIEPELREVKLGGSAATLLALTKYMKITGTKTYLPLSRKIANAILSLQEEDGKFTHVLEYPSLEVKDIFRIIYYDGEAVFGLLRLYEIDRDSKWLDAAAKSFDHFIRDDYWQNHDHWLSYCANEITKYVPDEAYYEFGLKNAFDNLPFIYERETTFPTFLELTVATKEMSLRMETEGLQELLRDYPLAELEKTITKRAIYQLNGYFYPELAIYYKNPARIDGSFFIRHQSFRVRIDDVEHNISGYVRYYHLLKQGKLSVEAETVK from the coding sequence CGATCAATTGACAGAAGCAGAAGAGCACGCCACTTACAACGGGAAATGGCACGGTTTTCTAACCATCGGATATAAAAATAAACGAGCTACAGTAATAAACTTTAGCTATCTTTGCCTAGCAAATTTAATCAATGAAATGAAAAAAAGTGCACTGAAAAATCAAACCGAAGAAGCAATTTCCTTTAAAATTGATGTTGCAGTGAATTACCAACTGGAAAATTTAGGAGAATGGAATAAAACAGCTTTAAAAACAAAGAAAAATTATTATAGAAGAGGCATTGCCTTAAATGAAAATTTCAAAATGGCTTTAATGGAACAGGAAATTAATGCGAACGCTATCCTTTTACCAGCAGATGAAGGGTTGGCTATCAACGTTGAAAATATGAATAGATATTTAATTCAAACAGGTAAGAACCAAGCTCAATTAAACTTAACCGTGGATTCCACTATTGTTACTTTCAATACAGTAGGATGGTTTTTCGACGGTAAGAAAATTCATGAGTTAGAAACAAGCGAATTGGAACACGGTCGCAGAAATACGGAACAATTAACGCCAGATGCAGTTTTTGAACTAGTTAGAAACGCTGGGAATTATTTAGCGAGCCAAGTAAATCAAACGGGCGAATTCAACTACGGCTGGTTTGCTTGCTTTGATAAAAAAATTAAACACTATAATAGTTTGCGCCACGCAAGTACAACTTATTCGATGTTAGAAGCATACGAAATAACAGGGGATAAAACGATTTTAGAAGCAGCTACAAACGCTTTAACTTATTTAGAGCAGAACTTTATTTATGAAAAAGAGGACTTAGCTTTTCTAATTGAACCAGAGTTGCGTGAAGTTAAATTAGGTGGTTCAGCGGCGACATTGCTTGCCTTAACGAAATATATGAAAATCACTGGAACTAAAACCTATTTGCCATTATCTCGGAAAATTGCGAATGCGATTCTTTCCTTACAAGAAGAAGACGGGAAGTTCACGCATGTGTTGGAATATCCCTCTTTAGAAGTAAAAGATATTTTCCGGATTATTTATTACGACGGGGAAGCTGTGTTTGGCTTGCTGCGTTTATATGAAATCGATCGTGATTCCAAATGGCTGGATGCAGCAGCAAAATCCTTCGACCATTTTATTCGCGATGACTACTGGCAAAATCATGATCACTGGCTGAGCTACTGCGCCAATGAAATCACAAAATACGTTCCGGACGAAGCTTACTACGAATTCGGACTGAAAAATGCTTTCGACAACCTACCATTTATTTACGAGCGCGAAACCACTTTTCCAACCTTTTTAGAGCTTACTGTCGCTACAAAAGAGATGTCGCTACGGATGGAAACAGAAGGCTTGCAAGAACTACTTCGTGATTACCCGCTAGCTGAACTGGAAAAAACAATCACTAAACGAGCCATCTACCAATTAAATGGCTATTTTTATCCAGAGCTTGCAATCTACTACAAAAATCCAGCGCGAATAGACGGCAGTTTCTTCATTCGCCACCAGTCTTTCCGCGTCAGAATTGATGATGTAGAGCATAATATTTCCGGATATGTGCGCTATTATCACCTGTTAAAACAAGGAAAACTAAGCGTTGAAGCCGAAACCGTTAAATAA